The window TGATACTGTAAGAAGTACGATTTCTTTCGATAAAGAATATGAGTAATAATTTATTATATGGGGGTCGTATAAGTGGAATTTACAAAACTAATAGACAAACGTCGGTCTGCAAACAATTTTATCAAAGAAGTCCAAATGACCGAGGAGGATATTCGTCCAATTTTAGAGGATGTAAAGCTTGCGCCATCTGCATTTAATTTACAACATGCAGAATACATTATTGTCCTCGATGAGGAAATGAAAGAAAGAGTACGCGAAGCGGCATTTGGTCAATATAAGGTGCATGCAGCTTCGGGTGTGATTTTAGTGTTAGGAGATAAAGAAGCTTATAAACAAACGGTCCATATTAACCAGGGAATGGTTGATTTAGGTATTATTACTGACTATGAGCTTCAGCATCTTATTGATGAAAATACGAACTTTTACGAAGAACGAGGCGAGGAATTTAAGAGGGAAGATGCAATTCGTAATGCATCTCTTTCAGCTATGTTATTCATGTTGGCTGCAAAAAATCGTGGCTGGGATACATGTCCAATGATTGGTTTTGATCAAGAAAGAATGAGAGCTCTGTTCAATGTGCCAGACACGCAAGAAATTGCACTGATGATTACAATCGGCAAGGAAAAAGAAAGTAGTCGTCGCCTACGTGGATATCGTAAACCAGTTGAAGAATTTGCAACCTATTATTAGTGCAGTATAAAATAAAATTGCACAACAAATAATAAATGCAATGAACATTTAGGAGGAACATCATGAAAGTAGTAGCAATCGTGGGTAGTATCCGTAAAGAATCTTATAATAAACAATTAGCAAATTTCATTCAAAAACGCTATACAGAAAAATTTGAGCTTGAAGTATTAAACTTACGTGATTTACCAATGTATGACCAAGATATCGAAAATGAAGCCCCACAAGCTGTTTTAGATTTTAAAGCAAAAGTAAAAGCAGCAGATGCAGTACTTTGGGTAACACCAGAATATAACGGTACAGTACCAGGGGTTATGGTGAATGCAATTGACTGGTTATCTCGAGTAGACAAAGTAATGGTGGGTAAGCCTTCTTTCATAATGGGTGCATCAATGGGTAACTTAGGTACCGTTAAGGCACAATTACATTTACGTGATATTCTATTCTCACCAGGCATTAATTCCCCATTACTTGGAGGGAATGATGTGTATATAGGTGCTGTACACACTAAATTCGATGCTGAAGGTAAATTAACAGATGAAGGTACTGTACAATTCCTTGACCAAGTTATTGAGAACTTCTTACACTGGATGCCAAAATACGCTTAAAATAAAAGGATGATTCCTCTTTTATGAGAATCATCCTTTTATTTTCAAATAAGACTATCTAATTGCATCTGCATGAAATCTTCAAACTTTAACGATATAATTTTATGAAATTCAAACAATGGCGGTAAGCGGATGAGTAAACTTTCACTAAAGCTTGGTATTATTTTTTTTGTTACATTATTTTGCATTGAGACGTTCATGATGTTTTTTTTACATGTTTCTTTAACCAATTCAAGGGTTGAGGAAGAATTAGCTAGTTTACAAGCGAGGGGGAATTCACATAGAGCAATATTAGAACAAAATTTCAATTTAGAAACCCTCTCTCATGTAGCATTAATGGAATCAGAAGCAAAGACGGATGTGGTCATTACTGATAAGGATGGGGGAATATTAGAGAACTCCAAAATCTACCCCGAAACTGAAAAATATATGAGAAACTTAAAGGAACCTATCCCCCATACAGGCAGCATTTTAGAAGATAATTGGAAAAAAGAAGCGTTTATAGCAACAATAAGCCCAATTCAAAAGGACCGAACGACGATTGGTTATGTCTACATGTTTCAGAATACAGCGTCAATACACGCCTTAATGGAGCGATTAAATAAACATTTCCTAATTGTTGGGATAGTCTCTGGATTGGTGACTATCGCTATCATTATTATTTTATCTAGAAAGCTTGCGCATCCATTAATTCAAATGAAAGAAGCTACCTTGAAACTGAGTAAAGGTGATTTTACAGTAGCTCTTACTACAAACGGCCAAGACGAGCTGAGTGATTTATCCAATGCGATACAGAAATTATCGGATGAATTAAAACATTTGAGACAAGAAAGAAAAGAATTTTTATCGAGTATAGCGCATGAACTAAGAACGCCTTTAACATTCATTAAAGGCTATACCGACATTCTCTATAAACGTGATTTAAGCGATGAAGCTCGACAGAAGTACTTAGCAATCATTATAGAAGAAACAAATCGACTTGCGCGTTTAATAAGTGATTTATTTGATTTAGCAAAGATGGATGAAAACTCTTTTGTCGTAGCAAAAGAACGTCTTAATATGACCGAGTTTTTTGCAAATATTGAGGAGAGACTTAGTCCAGCTTTTCAGGAAAAACAGATACATTTCACAGTGCAATGTGAAGATAAGTTATCTTTAATGGCTGATCCATCAAGGTTTGAACAAATTATTATTAATCTACTGCACAATGCATTAGCATATAGTGCTGCTGGAGATACAACTATAGTACATGTCAAACAATTCAACGAAACATTACTAATAACGATTGAAGATACGGGAAAAGGTATTCCAAAGAAGGACCTTCCATTTATTTTTGATCGTTTTTACAGGGTAGAAAAATCACGTACTCGTGCGCTAGGTGGTTCAGGAATTGGCCTTGCGATTGTTAAAGAGCTTGTACATGCACACGGTGGAGAAGTCACAGTTCGTAGTGAAGAAACCAAAGGAACTACTTTTGAATTAATGTTTAAGGGAGTAGGAACGAATGACAACAATATTATTAATTGATGATGAACCGAGGATGCTGGACTTATTATCTCTCTATCTAGAGCCTAGATTTCATTGCATTACAATGTCAGCTATTCAAAATGCGTTAGCTTATTTAGAAGAACAACATGTGGATTTAGTATTGTTGGATATCATGATGCCAGAAATGGATGGCTGGCAAGTATGTCAGGAAATTAGGAAGTATTGGGATGTACCCATTATTATGCTAACAGCTAAAGGGGAACAGACTGATATTGTGAAAGGTCTAAATCTTGGGGCAGATGACTACATTCTAAAACCTTTTGATGAAGAAGAATTACTCGCACGGATACATGCAGTTTTAAGGAGAACTAAACCTATTGAAAATGAAATAATATTTGAAGGATTGCGTTTAAATAAGGAGTCTTTTGAATTGCATTTTCAGCAGGAAGAGATTGCTTTAACACCGAAAGAATTTTCAATGATGGCGTTATTTCTTGAATATCAAAATAAAGTTTTTTCAAGAGAGCAATTAATAGATAGCGTGTGGGGATTTAATGTTTCGATTGAAGACCGGACAATTGATTCACATGTGCGTAATTTACGAGAGAAATTGAGAAAAAGCGGTTTTCCAGCCGATCATTATTTACAAACCGTGTGGGGAATCGGCTACAAATGGTATAAATCGATTGAGGCCGATTGTTGATGACAAAATGAGTGGCTGCTTTGAAGGCGTGTAAGTACGCCAATAAAAATATGCTTGTATTAGTTAAAGGTAGAGGGGCTTATTCAGCAGCCCCTTCAGCTATTCATTTTTTGTTAGTTCATCTTCAGTTACCCATTTGTGATTTGTTACAACATCACCATTTGTTGTGGAAACATAATCAATCATATAAACGGTTGTTTGTAGTGCCTCATCAATGCGCACCGTTGCATTTACCATGCCTTCCATATGGGATGCATCCGTTTTTACTTCTGTTCCAGATGTTAATGGTTCGCTACCTGGATTTAATAATTCCTCATGAATGACCCATTTGTGATTCTCCACACGTTTGCCACCTGTAGTAGGTTCATAGGAAATCATGTAAGCAGTTGTATCATAAGCTCCAACAATCGTTGCTTCTGCACCTTTCATACCTTCCATATGTCCATTTATAATCACAGCAGTACTACCGACGGGATACATTGGATTATCTGCATTCTTCAAAGTTGTTGGTACTTCACCAGAACTGGCATGATTCATCGAAGAATGCTCCATTTCAGTCTGCTGTTCAGCAGTGTTCTGTTTTTTTGTATCGGCTGTATCTTCTGCGCATGCGGATAATGCCAAAAAGGCAACAACCATTAGTAAGCCTACATGCCATTTTCTTTGTAGTTCCAT of the Lysinibacillus fusiformis genome contains:
- a CDS encoding nitroreductase family protein, which codes for MEFTKLIDKRRSANNFIKEVQMTEEDIRPILEDVKLAPSAFNLQHAEYIIVLDEEMKERVREAAFGQYKVHAASGVILVLGDKEAYKQTVHINQGMVDLGIITDYELQHLIDENTNFYEERGEEFKREDAIRNASLSAMLFMLAAKNRGWDTCPMIGFDQERMRALFNVPDTQEIALMITIGKEKESSRRLRGYRKPVEEFATYY
- a CDS encoding NADPH-dependent FMN reductase, with product MKVVAIVGSIRKESYNKQLANFIQKRYTEKFELEVLNLRDLPMYDQDIENEAPQAVLDFKAKVKAADAVLWVTPEYNGTVPGVMVNAIDWLSRVDKVMVGKPSFIMGASMGNLGTVKAQLHLRDILFSPGINSPLLGGNDVYIGAVHTKFDAEGKLTDEGTVQFLDQVIENFLHWMPKYA
- a CDS encoding sensor histidine kinase gives rise to the protein MSKLSLKLGIIFFVTLFCIETFMMFFLHVSLTNSRVEEELASLQARGNSHRAILEQNFNLETLSHVALMESEAKTDVVITDKDGGILENSKIYPETEKYMRNLKEPIPHTGSILEDNWKKEAFIATISPIQKDRTTIGYVYMFQNTASIHALMERLNKHFLIVGIVSGLVTIAIIIILSRKLAHPLIQMKEATLKLSKGDFTVALTTNGQDELSDLSNAIQKLSDELKHLRQERKEFLSSIAHELRTPLTFIKGYTDILYKRDLSDEARQKYLAIIIEETNRLARLISDLFDLAKMDENSFVVAKERLNMTEFFANIEERLSPAFQEKQIHFTVQCEDKLSLMADPSRFEQIIINLLHNALAYSAAGDTTIVHVKQFNETLLITIEDTGKGIPKKDLPFIFDRFYRVEKSRTRALGGSGIGLAIVKELVHAHGGEVTVRSEETKGTTFELMFKGVGTNDNNIIN
- a CDS encoding response regulator transcription factor, with amino-acid sequence MTTILLIDDEPRMLDLLSLYLEPRFHCITMSAIQNALAYLEEQHVDLVLLDIMMPEMDGWQVCQEIRKYWDVPIIMLTAKGEQTDIVKGLNLGADDYILKPFDEEELLARIHAVLRRTKPIENEIIFEGLRLNKESFELHFQQEEIALTPKEFSMMALFLEYQNKVFSREQLIDSVWGFNVSIEDRTIDSHVRNLREKLRKSGFPADHYLQTVWGIGYKWYKSIEADC
- a CDS encoding YdhK family protein, which produces MELQRKWHVGLLMVVAFLALSACAEDTADTKKQNTAEQQTEMEHSSMNHASSGEVPTTLKNADNPMYPVGSTAVIINGHMEGMKGAEATIVGAYDTTAYMISYEPTTGGKRVENHKWVIHEELLNPGSEPLTSGTEVKTDASHMEGMVNATVRIDEALQTTVYMIDYVSTTNGDVVTNHKWVTEDELTKNE